From the genome of Patescibacteria group bacterium, one region includes:
- a CDS encoding VanW family protein, translated as MPEKKSKKKKETAEKKTNKQKRKSHLPAIFTVLICIVVFFVAAVAVYSNLYEQKIYPGVSVGQKKLQGLSYMEGIDQIENAIIGIEDEGLVFIYQDTELVLDSKMTSIESGVEYEIFYFDGNTMIDEAYLTGRRGSYLNKLRDQLAALMFGRDIPVEYFLDLSKVEIVLKEKFSQFESPHIDASLAVNDDLSFSITKEQSGKVFDYDLIMNEVKNKFVSLQPGSINMELIFDPIQITQKQATAFLSDAEKIAKYAPFKINYDDKAWEISEEEFREWLNFLPDAQSGIKIGLDGETVGKYLDTLREVVDIPVSDGKFRMEADRVVEFQGSRPGVIIDSEKTIQKITEDIINNSGKETSLVVKTEEPEISVGNVNDLGIKELIGTGKSDFTGSPTNRRANIKLGAEKLNGILIKPGEEFSLLKALGSFEASEGWLPELVIKGNKTVPELGGGACQFGTTMFRTALNTGLPITNRQNHSYSVSYYFPVGTDATIYDPAPDFKFINDTKHYILIQTKIEENIMTFEMWGTKDGRVAEQTTPVLSNYVSPPATKIVETTDLAPGVTKCTEKAHTGVTASFDYKVTYEEGEVKEQNFTSKYKPWQEVCLKGVEKLSEEPKPE; from the coding sequence ATGCCAGAAAAAAAAAGCAAAAAGAAAAAAGAGACTGCTGAAAAGAAAACTAACAAGCAAAAAAGAAAGAGTCATCTCCCGGCGATATTTACAGTTTTGATATGTATCGTTGTTTTTTTTGTTGCTGCCGTCGCAGTTTATTCGAATCTTTATGAACAGAAGATATACCCCGGTGTTTCGGTAGGACAAAAAAAATTACAGGGTTTATCTTACATGGAAGGAATAGATCAAATTGAAAATGCAATAATTGGTATTGAAGATGAGGGTTTGGTGTTTATTTATCAAGATACGGAATTGGTCTTAGACTCTAAAATGACAAGCATTGAAAGTGGTGTTGAATATGAAATATTCTATTTTGATGGTAATACGATGATTGATGAAGCATATCTGACGGGAAGAAGAGGATCATATTTGAATAAGCTCAGGGATCAATTAGCAGCGCTCATGTTCGGAAGAGATATCCCTGTCGAATACTTTTTAGATTTGAGTAAAGTTGAGATTGTTTTGAAAGAAAAATTTTCACAATTTGAATCGCCCCATATTGATGCATCTTTGGCAGTGAATGATGATTTATCCTTCTCAATTACGAAGGAGCAGTCGGGAAAGGTATTTGATTATGATTTAATAATGAATGAGGTAAAAAATAAATTTGTATCACTTCAGCCGGGATCAATAAACATGGAATTAATATTTGATCCGATTCAGATAACACAAAAACAAGCCACTGCATTTTTATCTGATGCGGAAAAAATAGCAAAGTATGCACCGTTTAAAATAAATTACGATGACAAAGCCTGGGAAATTTCGGAAGAAGAATTCCGCGAATGGTTAAACTTTCTACCCGATGCTCAGTCAGGAATCAAAATCGGGTTAGACGGAGAAACAGTTGGAAAATATCTTGATACTTTGCGCGAAGTAGTGGATATCCCGGTATCGGATGGTAAATTCAGAATGGAGGCGGACAGAGTTGTGGAATTCCAGGGCAGTAGACCGGGGGTAATTATTGATTCAGAAAAAACGATACAGAAAATTACCGAAGATATTATTAACAATAGCGGTAAAGAAACAAGCCTGGTTGTTAAAACTGAAGAACCGGAAATTTCTGTCGGCAATGTAAATGATCTTGGGATCAAAGAACTGATTGGTACGGGTAAGTCTGATTTTACCGGCAGCCCCACGAATAGAAGAGCGAATATCAAGCTGGGCGCGGAAAAGTTGAACGGGATATTAATCAAACCCGGAGAGGAATTTTCACTGCTGAAAGCCCTGGGCAGTTTTGAAGCATCCGAGGGCTGGTTGCCGGAATTGGTGATTAAAGGGAATAAAACTGTCCCTGAGCTTGGTGGTGGCGCATGCCAGTTCGGAACTACTATGTTTAGGACCGCACTGAATACCGGCCTGCCGATTACTAACCGACAAAATCACTCTTATTCGGTTTCCTACTATTTCCCCGTAGGAACGGATGCTACAATTTATGATCCGGCGCCTGATTTTAAATTTATCAATGACACAAAACATTATATTTTAATTCAAACCAAAATTGAAGAAAACATAATGACTTTTGAAATGTGGGGTACAAAAGACGGCAGGGTAGCGGAACAGACAACTCCCGTGCTTTCAAATTATGTAAGTCCCCCCGCCACAAAAATAGTGGAGACAACTGATCTTGCTCCGGGCGTGACTAAGTGCACGGAGAAGGCACATACCGGCGTAACCGCATCATTTGACTATAAGGTAACTTATGAGGAAGGTGAAGTTAAAGAACAGAATTTTACCAGCAAATATAAGCCTTGGCAGGAGGTGTGTTTGAAAGGGGTGGAAAAGTTAAGTGAAGAACCTAAGCCAGAATAG